One window of the Candidatus Bathyarchaeum sp. genome contains the following:
- a CDS encoding ABC transporter ATP-binding protein: protein MNGIEIDSVSKRFEDTLAVDNVSLLIKKGELLGLLGPNGAGKSTLTKMISGMLNPTSGTIKVGEYNIKKQPMKAKESLGVVPQDIVLYDYLNAKENLSFYGRIYGLSGKKLKTRIEELLKFTQLEEKAVKRHVSKYSGGMKRRVNIAAALLHEPEVILLDEPTAGLDPQNKLALWEIIQSLKEQGKTIVLTTHMMEEAEELCERVAIMDHGKIIALGSPKELVKKVKMENTITVVPDKITSKLIEDIKTIAGIKNVYSVMNETEQIETLKVITDCPDDILPEIVSTIVKDGTKVLSIQLSRVTLEDVFIALTGRSLRE from the coding sequence TTGAACGGGATAGAAATTGATTCAGTAAGCAAACGCTTTGAAGACACCCTAGCAGTTGATAATGTTTCGCTTTTAATAAAAAAAGGAGAACTCCTGGGTCTTCTGGGACCTAATGGGGCAGGTAAATCTACTCTTACAAAAATGATCTCAGGAATGTTAAACCCCACATCAGGCACCATCAAAGTTGGAGAATACAACATTAAAAAACAGCCAATGAAAGCCAAAGAATCTCTTGGAGTAGTTCCTCAAGACATTGTGCTGTACGACTATCTTAACGCTAAAGAAAACCTTTCATTTTATGGCAGAATTTATGGGCTGTCAGGAAAAAAGCTCAAAACCAGAATAGAGGAGTTACTAAAGTTCACACAACTAGAAGAAAAGGCAGTTAAACGCCACGTTTCCAAATACTCCGGAGGAATGAAACGACGAGTAAACATTGCCGCTGCCTTGTTGCATGAACCAGAAGTTATTTTGCTTGACGAGCCAACTGCAGGTCTTGACCCACAAAACAAACTTGCTCTTTGGGAAATTATTCAATCTTTGAAAGAACAAGGAAAAACAATCGTTCTAACCACCCATATGATGGAAGAAGCAGAAGAACTGTGCGAAAGAGTTGCAATAATGGATCATGGAAAAATTATTGCACTGGGCAGTCCTAAGGAATTAGTTAAAAAAGTCAAAATGGAAAATACAATAACTGTTGTTCCCGACAAGATTACCTCTAAACTGATAGAGGACATAAAAACAATTGCTGGAATCAAAAATGTGTACAGTGTAATGAATGAAACCGAACAAATTGAAACTCTAAAAGTAATAACAGATTGCCCTGATGACATTCTTCCAGAAATTGTTTCAACCATCGTAAAAGATGGAACTAAAGTCTTGTCGATTCAATTATCACGGGTAACACTAGAAGACGTATTCATTGCCCTTACGGGAAGGAGCTTACGGGAGTAA
- a CDS encoding 50S ribosomal protein L2 produces the protein MGKRIRVQRRGRGSSTFRASTHKRIAPVRYPSVAITENKAVVNGQVKTIMHEPGRGAPMVAIRLESGDTYYTVAPEGAFEGQSTQVGDDASISIGNVLPIGKIPEGTMICNIELSPGDGGKMVRSSGAYATIISHDTKTNKTFVKLPSKRNKQVNSLCRATVGVIAGAGRTEKPFLKAGAKYHLMKAKGHLYPRTRGTAMIAACHPYGSSKKGGRKVTTVSRNAPPGKKVGLIAARSAGSRVKRRRD, from the coding sequence GTGGGAAAACGAATACGAGTGCAAAGACGCGGAAGAGGCTCTTCAACTTTTAGGGCATCAACCCACAAGCGTATAGCTCCTGTTAGGTATCCTTCAGTAGCAATTACTGAAAACAAAGCAGTAGTAAACGGGCAAGTAAAAACCATAATGCATGAACCCGGACGAGGCGCACCTATGGTCGCCATTAGGCTAGAAAGTGGGGACACATACTACACAGTAGCCCCCGAAGGAGCATTTGAAGGTCAATCCACACAAGTGGGCGACGACGCATCAATTTCAATCGGAAATGTTCTTCCAATCGGTAAAATTCCCGAAGGAACCATGATCTGCAACATTGAATTATCTCCTGGCGATGGAGGAAAAATGGTTCGTTCCTCGGGTGCATATGCAACAATTATTTCGCATGATACTAAAACAAACAAAACCTTTGTGAAGCTTCCTTCCAAACGTAACAAACAAGTTAACAGCCTATGCCGAGCAACCGTCGGCGTAATAGCAGGAGCAGGAAGAACAGAGAAACCCTTCCTGAAAGCGGGAGCAAAATATCATTTAATGAAAGCTAAAGGTCACTTGTATCCTCGAACGAGAGGAACCGCCATGATTGCTGCATGTCACCCTTACGGTAGCAGTAAAAAAGGTGGACGCAAAGTAACTACAGTTTCACGAAATGCTCCACCCGGCAAAAAAGTCGGACTAATCGCAGCCCGTAGCGCGGGCAGCCGCGTCAAACGCAGACGCGACTAA
- a CDS encoding ABC transporter permease — protein MKIKRAINQIAAVAKTDFLGVLRNKTAIFFTLLFPLFFMVIIGFTFGQSGTSSASNIVVGVVNLDDQLININGATSVNSTIGDTFIEALETTNFTVYSYDQYGDRDTNATAAYAISRGYLDAIVVIPANFTETLSFQYLNETGMPRPTQASIELFVDPTDTTGAMITQQSVLGFISGFVKEYQKIIIDYTPSEMKGFVEVLADPINVTTSNAEVTENELQWIDYMIPGTLGLVLLWSGLNHASMTIATERTKGTFQRMIIAPVSPTVVLIGKFLSNLALVYMSGFIMLVSGILLFQVNLYWNIPVIILAMFLGSLSAIGIGLIISSVAKNEEAANSIAVIISVPLQFFIGAFFPLEMMPQAAQAFGRALPFTKMVDAMTDIMTRNLGIEAILPELLYLTVSGIVLIALGTIAYRISLKRL, from the coding sequence ATGAAAATCAAAAGAGCAATAAACCAAATAGCAGCAGTTGCAAAAACAGATTTTCTAGGAGTTCTCAGAAACAAAACTGCAATATTTTTCACGTTACTTTTCCCATTGTTTTTCATGGTAATTATTGGTTTCACTTTTGGACAATCAGGAACAAGTTCTGCAAGCAACATTGTTGTTGGCGTAGTTAATCTAGATGACCAATTAATCAACATAAATGGTGCTACATCAGTAAACAGCACGATTGGTGACACATTCATCGAGGCCCTTGAAACTACAAACTTTACCGTTTACAGTTATGACCAATACGGTGACAGAGACACCAACGCAACAGCAGCCTACGCAATAAGCCGAGGCTATTTAGATGCAATTGTGGTAATTCCCGCCAATTTCACTGAGACACTGTCATTCCAGTATCTAAATGAGACAGGAATGCCCCGTCCCACACAAGCCAGCATTGAACTGTTTGTTGACCCAACAGACACAACAGGAGCCATGATAACCCAACAAAGTGTCCTTGGATTTATTTCTGGATTCGTTAAAGAGTATCAAAAAATTATTATCGATTATACACCTTCTGAAATGAAAGGTTTTGTTGAAGTTCTTGCCGACCCCATCAACGTGACCACTAGCAATGCAGAAGTAACAGAAAACGAACTGCAATGGATAGACTACATGATTCCCGGAACCCTCGGTCTCGTGCTTTTGTGGAGTGGACTAAATCATGCTTCAATGACCATCGCAACCGAACGCACCAAAGGAACATTCCAAAGAATGATTATCGCGCCGGTTTCACCAACTGTTGTTCTGATTGGAAAATTCCTCTCAAACTTGGCTCTAGTTTACATGTCTGGTTTTATTATGCTGGTCAGCGGAATACTGCTGTTTCAAGTCAATCTTTACTGGAACATTCCAGTAATCATCCTAGCCATGTTTTTGGGTTCTCTTTCTGCCATTGGGATTGGTCTTATCATTTCTTCAGTAGCAAAAAATGAAGAAGCAGCCAACTCGATCGCAGTAATCATCAGCGTTCCGTTACAGTTCTTTATTGGTGCATTTTTCCCCTTGGAAATGATGCCCCAAGCAGCCCAAGCATTCGGGCGAGCATTACCGTTTACAAAGATGGTTGATGCAATGACGGATATAATGACAAGAAACCTAGGAATAGAAGCAATTCTTCCGGAATTGTTGTACCTAACTGTTTCGGGAATAGTACTGATTGCACTAGGAACAATTGCATACAGAATTTCATTGAAGCGCCTGTAA
- a CDS encoding FAD-binding oxidoreductase, with amino-acid sequence MNIKTVVEKIIQRTPNVKSLRLSRPASFDYNAGQYLIISVPTKNGGVLKKPITISSSPTENFIEVTKKITAGHDFSDTFDSVRVGDTIQLDAPFGTFVLDPTQTKVAMLSGGIGITPFRSMCRYATDSKLETDIVLCYANKTSADIVFREEFEQMKKDNQHFKIIHTLSREDASWTGRTGRIDATLITNELPDYVQRLFYLCGPPPMITAMQDFLQELGVPKQKIIVEKFSTN; translated from the coding sequence ATGAACATCAAAACCGTAGTAGAGAAAATAATCCAAAGAACGCCTAACGTGAAAAGCCTTCGTTTGTCCCGTCCAGCCTCTTTTGATTACAACGCGGGACAGTATTTGATAATATCAGTGCCCACCAAAAACGGTGGCGTACTGAAAAAACCTATTACCATATCTAGCAGCCCCACAGAAAATTTTATTGAAGTAACCAAAAAAATTACAGCTGGTCACGACTTTTCTGACACCTTTGATTCTGTTCGTGTAGGTGACACAATCCAATTAGATGCACCCTTTGGAACGTTTGTTCTTGATCCCACCCAAACCAAAGTTGCAATGCTTTCTGGAGGCATTGGAATTACACCTTTTCGAAGCATGTGCAGATATGCCACCGATTCAAAACTTGAAACAGACATTGTTCTTTGTTATGCAAACAAAACTTCGGCGGACATAGTCTTCAGAGAAGAATTTGAACAAATGAAAAAAGATAATCAACATTTCAAAATCATTCATACCTTAAGCCGAGAAGATGCCAGTTGGACTGGACGAACTGGACGAATTGATGCCACCCTGATAACAAATGAGTTACCAGATTACGTCCAACGATTGTTTTACCTTTGCGGTCCTCCACCCATGATAACTGCAATGCAAGATTTCCTTCAAGAATTGGGCGTCCCAAAACAAAAAATAATTGTGGAAAAATTTTCAACAAATTAA
- a CDS encoding DUF5752 family protein — MSEGKIRGKILVDLWAAGNPLTLQIISEKTGLPPSSAMGYLLGLIKAEYVCVPEKHQYAITVLGKQALGLPKTDKALAERILTPVTVDKAFHFYNEIDQPLGVYAESLQDFVDKLQTVDIRSIEFHMKSKDFECWINSTLCDVELSKKVALLRTINLSGEALRAKLYQTVKSRYDELVNLQA; from the coding sequence ATGAGTGAAGGCAAAATCCGGGGTAAAATTTTAGTTGATTTATGGGCAGCAGGAAATCCATTAACCTTACAAATTATATCTGAAAAAACAGGATTACCTCCCTCTTCAGCAATGGGTTACTTGTTAGGGCTCATAAAAGCAGAATATGTGTGTGTTCCCGAAAAACATCAATACGCCATAACTGTTCTAGGCAAACAAGCCCTAGGCTTACCAAAAACAGATAAAGCATTAGCAGAAAGAATTCTTACTCCAGTAACGGTGGACAAAGCATTCCATTTTTACAATGAAATTGACCAACCCTTAGGGGTATATGCAGAAAGCCTTCAAGATTTTGTTGACAAACTTCAAACAGTAGACATCCGATCCATCGAATTCCACATGAAGAGCAAAGACTTTGAATGCTGGATAAACAGCACCCTATGCGATGTTGAGTTATCCAAAAAAGTGGCACTTTTGCGAACAATAAACCTCTCCGGAGAAGCTCTGCGGGCTAAACTGTATCAAACAGTAAAATCCAGATACGATGAATTAGTTAATCTGCAAGCCTAA
- a CDS encoding NifU family protein, whose product MKEQVAQCLEEVRPQLQADGGDIELVDVVKDTAKVKLKGACNGCPMSAMTMQWGVENCIKKRVPEIKKVEVVQ is encoded by the coding sequence ATCAAAGAACAAGTTGCACAATGCCTAGAAGAAGTTAGACCACAACTACAAGCAGACGGCGGAGACATAGAACTAGTAGACGTAGTAAAGGACACAGCAAAAGTCAAACTCAAAGGCGCATGCAACGGATGCCCAATGTCAGCAATGACCATGCAATGGGGCGTAGAAAACTGCATCAAAAAACGAGTACCAGAAATAAAGAAAGTAGAAGTTGTCCAATAA
- a CDS encoding S-adenosylmethionine decarboxylase, with the protein MMIKKLETVTAEQYISANAWGLSTAIDLHDCDSELIQNPEAIKDYTAKICELIDAKPWGPCHLNNFGTNPDVYGYSMAQLVETSLVSGHFANNSNRVFLDIFSCKYYDPVKAVKFSKEYFKAKNVTYKCLLRK; encoded by the coding sequence ATGATGATAAAAAAATTAGAAACGGTAACAGCAGAACAATACATATCAGCTAACGCGTGGGGTCTTTCTACTGCAATTGATTTGCACGATTGTGACTCAGAATTAATCCAAAATCCTGAGGCAATTAAAGATTACACAGCCAAAATCTGTGAACTAATAGACGCAAAACCTTGGGGGCCCTGTCATTTGAACAATTTTGGAACGAATCCAGATGTATATGGCTATTCTATGGCTCAACTTGTTGAAACATCACTAGTTTCAGGTCATTTTGCTAACAATTCAAACCGAGTTTTTCTTGACATTTTCAGTTGTAAATATTATGACCCCGTTAAAGCAGTAAAGTTTTCAAAAGAATACTTTAAAGCAAAAAACGTCACCTACAAATGCTTGCTTCGGAAGTAA
- a CDS encoding histone deacetylase: protein MDIVFSEKCFDYNWPGHIERPERMSVGLGILQENYDFLEPTAASEDDLLSVHTNVHVNRVKNAGPWCALDGDTPAPDGIFDNALLSVGATLLAAEKKAFSYMRPPGHHVGISGPALGAGTLGFCYFNNISIAVKKLGLRTLIVDIDGHHGNGTQEIFQDDSQVTLVSLHRHPAYPYTGFASKGNCLNFPLPYSAGEDMYLKTLRNALNEVEMDEIELLAVSAGFDTHEGDIVSLGLTGPSYKEIGRILGSLNKPIFGTLEGGYIGEYVGADVHQLLSGIEKAQ, encoded by the coding sequence ATGGACATCGTTTTTTCTGAAAAGTGTTTTGACTACAACTGGCCTGGGCACATCGAACGACCCGAACGCATGAGTGTGGGTCTTGGAATATTACAAGAGAATTATGATTTTTTGGAACCCACTGCCGCTTCAGAAGACGACCTTTTATCTGTTCATACTAATGTGCATGTGAATCGTGTTAAAAATGCGGGTCCTTGGTGTGCACTAGATGGAGACACTCCTGCTCCTGACGGAATTTTTGATAATGCTTTGTTGTCTGTAGGTGCCACGTTATTGGCTGCAGAAAAAAAGGCTTTTTCATATATGCGCCCTCCCGGTCATCATGTGGGCATTAGTGGTCCCGCTTTGGGTGCAGGAACATTGGGTTTTTGTTACTTTAACAATATTTCCATCGCAGTAAAAAAATTGGGTTTACGCACTTTGATTGTGGACATTGATGGGCACCATGGAAATGGCACTCAAGAAATCTTTCAGGACGATTCCCAAGTTACTCTTGTTTCTTTACATCGTCATCCCGCTTATCCTTACACTGGTTTTGCATCCAAAGGTAATTGCTTGAATTTTCCTTTGCCGTATTCTGCGGGGGAGGATATGTACCTGAAAACCCTGCGAAACGCCTTAAATGAAGTTGAAATGGATGAAATTGAGTTGTTAGCTGTTTCTGCTGGTTTTGACACCCATGAAGGAGACATTGTTTCTTTGGGTTTGACTGGTCCTAGTTACAAGGAAATTGGAAGAATACTTGGTAGCTTAAACAAGCCAATTTTTGGAACCTTGGAAGGCGGCTACATCGGAGAATACGTGGGGGCAGATGTCCACCAACTACTTTCAGGCATTGAAAAAGCTCAATAA
- a CDS encoding DUF1508 domain-containing protein, giving the protein MKAKYQVYKDKAGKFRFRLRAANNKIVAVSEAYESKAGCINGVKSVQSNCGSHIEDQTTDMEKITNPKYELFIDDAHEFRFNLKASNGEIIAASEGYDTKQGAMHGIEAVQNSCSAEIEDLTVDQEAKNKELAEAVEKSCAANVTTEAITYMPYEPVEVCKEPAEGVNPTSIKLDAPPAKVESGTTVTLTGKLTTAASCDGIGCVTVHIFEHDRSFMRDDFLASGETDPDGIFSIDWVAKQRDFWDDKVQIYAQFIGTDNYLPAKSQIYPIQVLWYARPKK; this is encoded by the coding sequence TTGAAAGCAAAATATCAAGTCTATAAGGATAAAGCAGGAAAATTTAGATTCAGGCTTAGAGCAGCCAACAACAAAATCGTTGCAGTCAGTGAAGCCTACGAAAGCAAAGCAGGTTGCATAAACGGCGTGAAATCAGTTCAGTCCAATTGTGGTTCTCACATAGAAGACCAAACAACAGATATGGAAAAAATAACTAATCCCAAGTATGAACTTTTTATTGATGATGCCCACGAATTCAGGTTTAACTTGAAAGCATCAAACGGGGAAATTATTGCAGCAAGTGAGGGGTATGATACTAAACAGGGGGCAATGCATGGAATTGAAGCGGTTCAGAACAGTTGCAGTGCTGAAATTGAAGATTTAACAGTTGACCAAGAAGCAAAAAACAAAGAACTCGCAGAAGCTGTAGAGAAAAGTTGTGCAGCTAATGTAACTACAGAAGCAATCACTTACATGCCATATGAACCAGTAGAAGTTTGCAAAGAACCAGCAGAAGGAGTAAACCCAACTAGTATCAAGTTAGATGCTCCACCAGCAAAGGTTGAATCAGGAACTACAGTTACTTTAACTGGGAAACTAACTACGGCAGCATCTTGTGACGGAATTGGATGTGTCACTGTACACATTTTCGAACATGACCGGTCATTTATGCGAGATGATTTTCTTGCATCAGGTGAAACCGACCCAGATGGCATTTTTTCAATTGACTGGGTTGCAAAACAACGAGATTTCTGGGATGACAAAGTACAAATCTACGCCCAATTCATTGGAACAGATAACTACTTGCCCGCAAAAAGCCAAATCTATCCAATACAAGTTCTATGGTACGCCAGACCAAAAAAATAA